The following proteins are encoded in a genomic region of Arachis ipaensis cultivar K30076 chromosome B02, Araip1.1, whole genome shotgun sequence:
- the LOC107627096 gene encoding GDSL esterase/lipase At4g28780-like → MIITMHVIIIIMRMVMMAVPIEGGETGRAFFVFGDSLVDSGNNNYLPTTARADTLPYGVDYPTHHPTGRFSNGFNLPDLISQRIGSEAALPYLSPEMRGQNLLLGANFASAGVGILKDTGIQFEGILRIYQQFALFQQYQERLGFEVGAAEAERIVNGSLVLITLGSNDFVNNYFYPPNSARSLQFTIPKFCSYVISEYRKILMVILRPLPFIFVFLASCYSLSGEKKFGFFVIVQRLYELGGRKVLVTGTGPLGCIPSQLAERSINGECVAQIQEASQIFNQLLIKMTTELNNQLTSPVFIVVNAFRINMEFINHPQRFGFVSSKIACCGQGRFNGIGGCTSFSSLCSNRDLYVFWDSFHPSQHAWEILANYIFNGTTNYMSPMNLTTILAMDSNFYK, encoded by the exons ATGATCATTACAATGCACGTTATTATCATCATTATGAGAATGGTGATGATGGCAGTGCCCATAGAAGGAGGAGAAACTGGACGTGCGTTCTTTGTGTTTGGAGACTCGCTGGTTGACAGTGGAAACAACAATTACTTGCCAACTACTGCGCGAGCCGACACTCTTCCTTACGGCGTCGACTACCCTACTCATCACCCCACCGGTCGCTTCTCCAACGGCTTCAACCTCCCTGACCTCATTA GCCAGCGTATTGGTTCCGAAGCAGCATTACCATACTTGAGCCCGGAAATGAGAGGACAAAACTTGTTGCTTGGTGCCAATTTCGCCTCCGCAGGAGTTGGAATCCTTAAGGACACCGGTATCCAATTT GAGGGGATATTAAGAATATACCAACAGTTTGCATTGTTCCAACAATACCAAGAACGGTTAGGTTTTGAAGTAGGGGCAGCGGAGGCAGAGAGAATAGTGAATGGATCATTGGTACTAATAACACTTGGTAGCAACGACTTTGTTAACAACTATTTCTATCCACCAAACTCTGCTAGGTCTCTCCAATTCACTATTCCCAAATTCTGCTCCTATGTTATCTCTGAGTACAGAAAAATCCTTATGGTAATTCTTCGACCCCTCCCTTTTATATTTGtgttcttggcttcttgctattCATTGTCAGGAGAAAAAAAA tttggtttctttgtgattgtgcagaGGTTATATGAGTTGGGAGGAAGAAAAGTGCTTGTGACAGGAACTGGCCCATTGGGCTGCATTCCTTCACAGCTTGCAGAGAGAAGCATAAATGGAGAGTGTGTGGCACAGATTCAAGAAGCTTCACAAATTTTCAACCAGCTTCTAATTAAAATGACCACAGAACTCAACAACCAACTAACCTCACCGGTTTTTATTGTTGTCAATGCCTTCCGAATTAACATGGAATTCATCAATCACCCTCAAAGATTTG GTTTTGTTTCATCAAAGATTGCATGTTGTGGGCAAGGTCGTTTCAATGGAATAGGAGGTTGCACCTCCTTCTCAAGCCTATGCTCAAACCGTGATCTTTATGTATTTTGGGATTCTTTTCACCCTTCTCAACATGCTTGGGAGATTCTCGCGAATTACATCTTCAATGGAACCACTAATTATATGAGCCCTATGAACCTTACTACCATCTTGGCCATGGACTCCAACTTCTATAAATAG